The Candidatus Thiodiazotropha endoloripes genome has a window encoding:
- a CDS encoding 4Fe-4S dicluster domain-containing protein, with amino-acid sequence MQRSLLIDADKCTGCVQCEMACSYENEGIFNPSKSRIRVFTFHHEGRFVPYTCTQCAEAWCMQACPVDAISLDVNSGAKVVSDSLCVGCKVCTIACPFGTVNYNTGTGKVTKCDLCGGDPACAKACPTGAITYVDSDQTGFEKMRQWAGKTDAGSTATA; translated from the coding sequence ATGCAGAGATCCCTGCTTATTGACGCGGATAAGTGCACAGGATGTGTTCAATGTGAAATGGCCTGTTCCTATGAGAATGAGGGAATCTTCAATCCCTCGAAATCGAGGATACGGGTCTTTACCTTTCATCATGAAGGTCGTTTTGTGCCTTACACCTGTACACAGTGTGCTGAAGCCTGGTGTATGCAGGCCTGCCCGGTCGATGCTATTTCACTGGATGTGAATAGCGGTGCAAAAGTGGTCAGCGACTCATTGTGTGTTGGCTGCAAGGTCTGCACCATCGCCTGTCCTTTCGGTACGGTCAACTACAACACCGGTACCGGCAAGGTAACCAAGTGCGATCTGTGTGGTGGTGATCCGGCCTGTGCCAAGGCCTGCCCGACAGGGGCCATCACCTATGTGGATTCGGATCAGACCGGATTTGAAAAAATGCGCCAATGGGCAGGTAAAACTGACGCTGGCTCGACAGCTACAGCGTAA
- a CDS encoding LysR family transcriptional regulator encodes MNSLATLKEVVERGGVSPAAQVLHVGQPAVTKRLRSLDTCYGVALMHREGRRLELTPAGEKVYEYACLVLDHQFSLLDDLNSLSSGQNRLRLEVNFAIGEHMLPDLLLRFAELYPQYNIESRMGYSRRIQRRLATGLSDLALLEQAPDHPDILVQKWLDDELVLVCGPDHPLWDCGLLPVTDLEKLHYVLREARSSMRLTLDKALKDIGVGSLPVTMEVGSTDTIVEMLQHGRHVSFLPRFTVDDGLRNGSLYHIKIQGLRIKRTLWIARTRSNLNNDVAEAFISLLRGS; translated from the coding sequence ATGAATAGCCTGGCTACCCTGAAAGAGGTGGTTGAGCGGGGTGGTGTCTCACCGGCCGCTCAAGTCCTGCATGTGGGGCAACCTGCGGTGACCAAGCGGCTGCGCAGTTTGGATACCTGCTATGGGGTGGCCCTGATGCATCGTGAAGGGAGACGCCTGGAGCTGACCCCGGCAGGTGAAAAAGTCTATGAGTATGCCTGTCTGGTACTCGATCACCAGTTCAGTCTGCTGGATGATCTCAACTCCCTCTCCAGCGGGCAGAACCGCTTGCGTCTTGAAGTGAACTTTGCCATCGGTGAGCATATGCTGCCCGATCTTTTGCTCAGGTTCGCCGAACTCTATCCCCAATACAACATCGAGAGTCGCATGGGCTATTCGCGACGGATTCAGCGACGCCTGGCAACCGGATTGTCCGATCTTGCGCTGCTGGAACAGGCTCCGGATCATCCTGACATCCTGGTACAGAAGTGGCTTGACGATGAGTTGGTACTGGTCTGCGGCCCTGACCATCCCCTCTGGGATTGTGGATTGCTGCCGGTGACCGATCTGGAAAAACTTCACTATGTGCTCAGGGAGGCTCGCTCTTCAATGCGTCTGACCCTGGATAAGGCGCTCAAGGATATTGGAGTCGGTAGTCTTCCGGTGACCATGGAGGTGGGTTCCACCGATACAATCGTTGAGATGCTGCAACACGGTCGGCATGTCAGTTTCCTGCCAAGATTCACCGTTGATGACGGGTTGCGGAACGGCTCGCTCTACCACATCAAGATCCAGGGTCTGAGGATCAAGCGGACACTGTGGATTGCCCGTACAAGATCCAATCTGAACAACGATGTGGCTGAAGCGTTCATCTCTCTGTTGCGCGGAAGTTAA
- a CDS encoding SLC13 family permease, giving the protein MNALPNTLQLTPERNRLSIKQLVAGGIFLVIALVLTNLVPTIEIAWVSVILLLTIYLFAFEVVAVDVAAASIMVVLGLTSLLAPFMGLEQGLVNNQHLFDGFSSNAVISIIAVMIIGAGLDKTGIMGSVAAFILKIGGTTESRIIPIISATVGFISSFMQNVGAAALFLPVVSRISARSGLPMSRLLMPMGFTAILGGTMTMVGSSPLILLNDLILTSNKALPESQQMETWGLFSVTPIGVALILTGILYFVIAGRFVLPKTKSESSTSGTDPMQYFQDVYGLSYHLSEMVVTDESSLIGKELDEVETLYRVRIIATKISGEANRIGPGALARDVAIQSGMVLGVVADPESLNNFVSTFNLKKRDTLRTFSGDLSANKAGIAEVVIPPSSSLIGKSARDVWMRKTYGLAMIGLHRNGETMREGEDIRNMPFMAGDTLVVHTPWDVLPRIEKDKNFVVVTTEYPHEELRPHKIGWAMLFFGIALSMVLFTDIRLSVALLTGAMGMVLSGVLNIEEAYEAVSWKTVFLLASLIPLGLAVETTGTAKWIAEQVLFVVGDMPIWVIQLAVAILATFFTLVMSNVGATVLLVPLAVNIAIGAGANPAVFALTVAIATSNSFLIPTHQVNALIMGPAGYRVADFMRAGGIMTVLFLTVMMLVMNLVF; this is encoded by the coding sequence GTGAACGCGTTGCCGAATACCCTGCAACTGACCCCGGAAAGGAACCGCCTATCGATCAAACAGCTGGTTGCCGGAGGCATCTTCCTGGTGATCGCCCTGGTGCTGACAAACCTGGTGCCGACCATCGAGATCGCCTGGGTCAGTGTAATTCTGCTGCTTACCATCTACCTGTTTGCGTTTGAAGTTGTCGCCGTGGATGTGGCAGCCGCCAGTATCATGGTAGTGCTCGGCCTGACCAGTCTTCTGGCACCCTTTATGGGGCTTGAGCAGGGACTGGTGAACAATCAGCACCTGTTCGACGGTTTCTCCTCCAATGCCGTGATCTCGATCATCGCAGTCATGATCATCGGCGCCGGACTGGACAAGACCGGTATCATGGGCAGCGTCGCCGCTTTCATTCTGAAGATCGGCGGCACCACCGAGAGTCGCATCATTCCGATCATCTCCGCCACCGTCGGATTTATCTCTTCGTTCATGCAGAACGTCGGTGCGGCCGCCCTGTTTCTGCCGGTAGTCTCCCGGATCTCCGCCCGCTCGGGACTGCCCATGTCTCGCCTGCTGATGCCGATGGGTTTCACCGCCATCTTGGGCGGCACCATGACCATGGTTGGCTCCAGTCCGCTGATTCTGTTGAATGATCTGATTCTGACTTCCAACAAGGCGCTGCCTGAATCCCAACAGATGGAGACCTGGGGACTCTTCTCCGTGACCCCGATCGGCGTCGCCCTGATCCTCACCGGGATCCTCTATTTCGTCATCGCCGGTCGTTTTGTGCTGCCTAAAACCAAGAGTGAAAGCAGTACCAGCGGTACTGACCCAATGCAGTACTTTCAGGATGTCTATGGACTCTCCTACCATCTCTCCGAAATGGTGGTCACCGATGAGAGCAGTCTGATCGGTAAAGAACTCGATGAAGTGGAGACCCTCTACCGGGTGCGGATCATTGCCACCAAGATCTCCGGCGAAGCCAATCGGATCGGCCCGGGCGCCCTGGCCCGTGATGTAGCGATCCAGTCGGGCATGGTACTGGGTGTGGTTGCCGATCCGGAATCTCTGAACAACTTTGTCTCTACCTTCAATCTGAAGAAGCGCGACACGCTGCGTACTTTCTCCGGTGATCTCTCTGCCAACAAGGCCGGTATCGCCGAGGTAGTCATTCCTCCCAGCTCCTCGCTGATCGGTAAAAGCGCCCGGGATGTCTGGATGCGTAAAACCTACGGTTTGGCGATGATCGGTCTGCACCGCAATGGCGAAACCATGCGGGAAGGCGAGGATATCCGCAACATGCCTTTCATGGCAGGTGACACCCTGGTGGTCCACACCCCCTGGGATGTACTGCCAAGAATCGAAAAAGATAAGAACTTTGTCGTGGTAACCACGGAATATCCCCATGAAGAGTTGCGTCCGCACAAGATCGGATGGGCGATGCTGTTTTTCGGTATTGCCCTGTCGATGGTTCTGTTTACCGACATCCGTCTCTCCGTCGCCCTGCTGACCGGCGCCATGGGCATGGTGCTCTCCGGGGTACTCAATATCGAAGAGGCCTACGAGGCGGTCAGCTGGAAAACCGTTTTCCTCCTCGCCTCGTTGATTCCGCTGGGTCTGGCGGTGGAAACCACGGGAACCGCAAAATGGATCGCTGAGCAGGTGCTGTTTGTGGTTGGGGATATGCCGATCTGGGTGATACAGCTCGCCGTCGCCATCCTGGCTACTTTCTTCACCCTGGTAATGTCCAATGTGGGAGCGACCGTACTGCTGGTTCCCCTGGCGGTTAACATCGCCATCGGCGCCGGCGCCAATCCGGCTGTTTTTGCACTTACCGTGGCAATTGCGACCTCCAACTCATTTCTCATTCCCACCCATCAGGTGAATGCCCTGATCATGGGTCCGGCGGGTTATCGGGTCGCGGATTTTATGCGTGCCGGCGGTATCATGACCGTACTCTTCCTGACGGTCATGATGTTGGTGATGAACCTGGTTTTCTAA
- a CDS encoding type IV pili methyl-accepting chemotaxis transducer N-terminal domain-containing protein: protein MKHSLLLRFGTVITILFILALSGMISSMIIAETAEGYAAAINQAGTLRMQSYRIASSLVHGNPNGNRPDNRSRLLVDEYNQRIHSPRIHDVLAKGAGDEVNNTYHRVESQWRRLMLPNLNNYLMMTETLDSTARVTKKIEISRQTYLSLVDGFVDDIHSFVEALEIEAEQKNEQLRLIQIILLSFTFLVALVSLYLTKISVLNPLRNLLACAKAVRHGDFSVRSRFLSEDELGQLSHAFNLMADNLSVIYSDLEDRVEEKTQDLEQSNRTLELLYSTTKRLSDSSLNEQVLIAVIHDIEALLGVSNGTICLGQPGDHQAYRYASTRNQDILLNDHKDGQCAMCLGDGETHRFQTCDPTTGKRINIFSTPIRDKAQYYGILMVELQTSQELEDWQARLLETVASHIGLAISVTQQDIQNRKMSLMEERSVIARELHDSIAQSLSYLKIQVARLEKALNDDLPKEDVLQISSVLRSALNGAYRQLRELLTTFRLRVTDANLGRLINQTVDEFTNRSGIPIEFINTLGNCQFTPNAEIHIIQIIREALSNVIRHANATEARVSMDCDHQGLVTVNIEDNGIGIDGEGDMMQHYGLPIMKERAEHLGGELRINESPIGGTQINLVFTIADISNRESQRLFTEQLKDA from the coding sequence GTGAAACACTCATTGCTACTCCGCTTTGGAACTGTCATCACCATACTGTTCATCCTGGCGCTCTCCGGGATGATCAGTTCGATGATTATTGCAGAGACAGCTGAAGGCTATGCGGCCGCAATCAATCAGGCTGGCACCTTACGCATGCAGTCATACCGCATTGCCAGCAGTCTGGTACACGGCAATCCAAACGGCAATCGCCCAGACAACAGGTCCAGACTGCTGGTGGATGAGTACAATCAGCGTATTCACAGCCCGCGTATTCACGATGTCCTGGCCAAAGGTGCGGGAGATGAGGTCAACAACACCTACCATCGCGTTGAGAGTCAGTGGCGACGGCTGATGTTACCCAATCTCAACAACTACCTGATGATGACTGAAACATTGGATTCCACGGCCCGGGTGACTAAAAAAATCGAGATCAGTCGACAGACCTATCTCTCGCTGGTAGACGGTTTCGTGGATGACATACACAGTTTCGTTGAAGCCTTGGAGATTGAAGCGGAACAGAAAAACGAGCAGCTCCGTCTGATCCAGATCATACTGCTGAGCTTCACTTTTCTGGTTGCCCTGGTAAGTCTCTACCTGACAAAAATTTCCGTTCTGAATCCCCTGCGCAATCTACTCGCCTGTGCCAAGGCGGTGCGTCACGGTGATTTTTCAGTAAGAAGCCGCTTTTTAAGCGAAGATGAACTGGGTCAGCTAAGCCATGCTTTCAATCTGATGGCAGACAACCTGTCTGTGATCTATTCAGATCTGGAAGACCGCGTGGAAGAGAAAACCCAGGATCTGGAACAGAGTAATCGCACCCTCGAACTGCTCTACTCGACAACCAAACGATTGAGTGATTCATCCCTCAACGAGCAGGTTCTGATTGCCGTGATTCACGATATCGAAGCCCTGCTCGGAGTCAGCAACGGGACGATCTGCCTGGGTCAGCCCGGAGACCACCAGGCCTATCGGTACGCCTCGACCAGGAATCAGGATATCCTGCTCAACGACCACAAGGATGGCCAATGCGCGATGTGTCTTGGGGATGGGGAAACCCACAGATTTCAGACCTGTGATCCAACCACCGGAAAGCGGATCAACATCTTTTCAACCCCGATTCGGGATAAAGCCCAGTACTACGGTATTCTGATGGTCGAACTGCAGACATCACAGGAGCTCGAGGATTGGCAGGCACGCCTGCTGGAAACCGTTGCCAGTCACATCGGCCTGGCGATCTCGGTCACTCAGCAGGATATCCAAAACCGTAAAATGTCCCTGATGGAAGAACGCAGCGTCATAGCCAGAGAACTGCACGATTCGATCGCCCAATCACTCTCCTATCTGAAGATTCAGGTGGCGCGCCTCGAAAAAGCCCTGAATGATGACCTGCCGAAAGAGGATGTACTGCAGATCAGTTCCGTATTGAGGTCGGCACTGAATGGCGCCTATCGACAGCTGAGAGAGCTGCTCACCACCTTCCGACTCAGGGTTACCGATGCCAATCTCGGCAGACTGATCAATCAGACCGTGGATGAGTTTACCAATCGCTCCGGTATTCCGATTGAATTCATCAATACCCTGGGTAACTGCCAATTTACACCAAATGCCGAGATACATATCATTCAAATCATTCGAGAAGCGCTCTCCAACGTGATACGCCATGCGAATGCCACCGAAGCAAGAGTGAGTATGGATTGCGACCATCAGGGTCTGGTGACAGTCAACATCGAGGACAACGGCATTGGCATAGATGGTGAAGGTGATATGATGCAACACTATGGACTGCCGATCATGAAAGAGCGGGCGGAACATTTGGGTGGCGAACTACGCATCAATGAGTCACCGATAGGCGGAACACAGATCAATCTTGTTTTCACGATTGCTGATATCTCAAACCGGGAATCACAACGCCTTTTTACCGAGCAATTGAAAGATGCCTGA
- the narL gene encoding two-component system response regulator NarL produces MPEQHYTLLAIDDHPLFRKGVSDLIDMDPSLELIGEAANGEDGLVLAREFNPDLILLDINMKGTNGLETLKAIKSFQLDSRILMLTVSDNEEDVLAALKNGADGYLLKDMEPEDILKSIRKAVEGTVVISDHLTQLLAKALREDDRLDTQSTMPDLTSREKEILQHIAQGLSNKQIATNLAISEGTVKVHVKHLLKKLNLHSRTEAAVWALNQGKKPSS; encoded by the coding sequence ATGCCTGAACAACACTACACCCTGCTGGCAATTGACGATCACCCACTTTTCAGAAAAGGTGTCTCCGATCTGATCGATATGGATCCAAGTCTTGAACTGATCGGTGAAGCGGCCAACGGCGAGGACGGCCTGGTGCTGGCGCGGGAGTTCAATCCGGACCTGATACTGCTCGACATCAATATGAAGGGCACCAACGGCCTTGAAACCCTGAAGGCGATCAAGAGCTTTCAACTCGATTCCCGTATTCTGATGCTCACTGTCTCAGATAATGAAGAGGATGTGCTCGCGGCACTGAAAAATGGCGCAGATGGCTATCTGTTGAAGGATATGGAGCCGGAAGATATTCTCAAATCGATCCGCAAGGCGGTTGAGGGCACCGTGGTCATCAGCGACCATTTGACCCAACTGCTGGCAAAAGCGCTGCGTGAGGACGATAGACTGGATACTCAATCCACCATGCCGGATCTCACCTCAAGGGAAAAGGAGATTCTTCAGCACATTGCCCAGGGACTGAGCAATAAACAGATCGCTACCAACCTTGCCATCTCAGAAGGCACTGTCAAAGTGCATGTCAAACATCTGCTGAAAAAGCTCAATCTCCACTCCAGAACCGAGGCGGCCGTTTGGGCCCTCAACCAGGGAAAAAAACCTTCCAGCTGA
- the napF gene encoding ferredoxin-type protein NapF: protein MRGRQSEIRPPWSQSESSFTELCERCNDCIGACPQKIITLGSAGFPKIDFSVAQCTFCGDCVKACKHQALGFDSDPNMAPWHLELSIEKSCLSQNGVVCRSCGDICEEAAICFKLATRGRSLPQVDQQKCNSCGACISVCPSHSISILPGTQTQAA, encoded by the coding sequence TTGCGCGGTCGACAAAGCGAGATACGACCACCCTGGTCGCAATCTGAAAGCAGCTTTACTGAACTTTGCGAACGCTGCAACGACTGCATTGGAGCCTGCCCCCAGAAGATCATTACGCTGGGTTCTGCCGGTTTTCCAAAAATCGATTTCTCTGTCGCCCAGTGCACATTTTGCGGCGATTGCGTAAAGGCCTGCAAACACCAGGCTCTGGGCTTTGACAGCGATCCGAACATGGCACCCTGGCACCTCGAACTGAGTATCGAAAAGAGCTGCCTGTCGCAAAACGGCGTGGTCTGCAGAAGCTGTGGCGATATCTGCGAAGAGGCTGCCATCTGCTTCAAGCTTGCTACCAGGGGGCGTTCCCTGCCACAGGTTGATCAGCAAAAGTGTAATAGCTGTGGAGCCTGTATTTCAGTTTGCCCCAGTCATTCCATTTCCATTTTGCCAGGCACACAGACCCAAGCGGCCTGA
- a CDS encoding chaperone NapD has product MNICSLIVYTKPDHGPQVSKRLTQYQGVEVHGGMIEDKLIVTVEDEGESMSPVSDTMNELRNVDGVVSTTLIYHYGGEESMEEMNREIN; this is encoded by the coding sequence ATGAATATATGCAGCCTGATTGTCTATACGAAACCCGACCATGGCCCACAGGTCTCCAAACGTCTAACGCAATACCAAGGTGTGGAAGTCCACGGTGGAATGATAGAGGACAAACTGATTGTTACCGTGGAAGACGAGGGTGAATCCATGTCACCGGTTTCAGACACTATGAATGAACTGCGCAATGTGGATGGCGTGGTGAGCACAACTTTGATTTATCACTATGGCGGTGAAGAGTCGATGGAGGAAATGAACCGTGAAATTAACTAG
- the napA gene encoding nitrate reductase catalytic subunit NapA — MKLTRRDFIKSNAVAAAASVAGVTLPVSSAVAADADDGIRWDKAACRYCGTGCSVLMGVKDGKVVASQGDPDAPVNKGLNCIKGYFLPKILYGEDRLTKPLLRKTNGKYDKNGKFEAVSWEEAFQTMADKWVAARKAKGPKGVGMFGSGQWTVWEGYAAQKLLKAGFRSNSLEPNARHCMASAVGAFMRAFGIDEPMGCYDDLEHADVFVLWGANMAEMHPILWSRLTDTRLTKPGCEVHVLSTFEHRCYELADNGMIFEPQTDLAILNYIANYIIQNKAYNKEFIDKHVNFTKTPTDIGYGLRASDPREKAAKNRNKGKLSKISFEEYAKSVEPYTLEYTSKLSKVPKDQLLKLAKAYADPNKKVSSYWTMGFNQHTRGVWVNGLCYNVHLLMGKIAEPGNSPFSLTGQPSACGTAREVGTFTHRLPADLVTKKDAHCKFAEKTWKLPAGTIPRANGKTDGADQTDISGKPMGKTLIHAVAMHRALNDGKMNTFWVMCNNNMQAAANMNDESYPGWRNPDNFITVSDPYPTVSAQAADLILPTAMWIEKEGAYGNAERRTQFWRQQVAAPGEAKSDVWQVMEFAKYVKVKDVWPEDLIAKMPEYADKTLFDVLYANGQVDKFPVEQVTDSRGNKYENDESKDFGFYVQKGLFEEYRLFNSAEGIPKKGHEMADFDAYHKVRGLRWPVIDGKETLWRFREGYDPHVAKGEGVKFYGKPDGRANIITAPYEPAAEPPDKEYDLWLCTGRVLEHWHSGSMTRRVPELYRAVPDAVVYMHPKDAKKRRLRNGALAKLTSRRGEIVCKVDTKGRNKCPEGLVFVPWFDAGRLVNKLTLDQTDPLSKETDYKKCGVKISRA; from the coding sequence GTGAAATTAACTAGAAGAGATTTTATAAAAAGCAATGCTGTAGCAGCCGCCGCATCCGTGGCCGGCGTCACCCTTCCTGTGTCCAGCGCCGTTGCTGCCGATGCAGATGATGGCATCCGTTGGGACAAAGCGGCCTGCCGCTACTGCGGTACCGGTTGCAGTGTTTTGATGGGAGTCAAAGACGGTAAGGTCGTCGCCAGTCAGGGCGATCCGGATGCACCGGTCAACAAGGGCCTGAACTGTATCAAGGGTTACTTTCTGCCGAAGATCCTCTACGGAGAGGATCGTCTGACCAAACCGTTGCTGAGAAAGACCAACGGCAAATATGACAAAAACGGCAAGTTTGAGGCCGTCAGCTGGGAAGAGGCTTTCCAGACCATGGCTGATAAATGGGTTGCCGCACGTAAGGCCAAAGGGCCCAAGGGTGTGGGCATGTTCGGCTCAGGTCAGTGGACCGTATGGGAAGGCTATGCCGCACAGAAACTGCTGAAGGCAGGATTCCGCTCCAACAGTCTGGAACCCAATGCACGCCACTGTATGGCTTCTGCCGTGGGCGCTTTCATGCGCGCTTTCGGTATCGATGAGCCGATGGGCTGCTATGACGATCTGGAACACGCCGATGTATTCGTGCTCTGGGGCGCCAACATGGCGGAGATGCATCCGATTCTCTGGTCCCGCCTCACCGATACCCGTCTGACCAAACCCGGTTGTGAAGTCCATGTACTCTCAACCTTCGAGCATCGCTGCTACGAGCTGGCTGATAACGGCATGATCTTTGAGCCCCAGACCGATCTGGCGATCCTCAACTACATTGCCAACTACATCATTCAGAACAAGGCTTATAACAAGGAGTTTATCGACAAGCACGTCAATTTCACCAAGACGCCAACCGATATCGGTTATGGTCTGCGTGCCAGTGATCCACGCGAGAAGGCGGCGAAAAATCGCAATAAGGGCAAGCTCTCCAAGATCAGTTTCGAAGAGTATGCCAAATCGGTTGAGCCCTACACCCTGGAGTACACCTCAAAACTCTCCAAGGTTCCGAAGGATCAGCTGCTGAAACTGGCCAAGGCCTATGCGGATCCGAATAAGAAGGTCTCCTCTTACTGGACCATGGGCTTCAACCAGCACACCCGCGGCGTCTGGGTCAACGGCCTCTGCTACAACGTCCATCTGCTGATGGGTAAGATCGCCGAGCCGGGCAACAGTCCCTTCTCCCTCACCGGTCAGCCATCCGCCTGCGGCACCGCCCGCGAGGTTGGTACCTTTACTCACAGGTTGCCCGCAGACCTGGTGACCAAGAAGGATGCCCACTGTAAGTTCGCGGAGAAGACCTGGAAGCTGCCTGCCGGAACCATTCCCCGGGCCAATGGTAAAACCGATGGCGCTGACCAGACCGATATCAGTGGCAAACCCATGGGCAAGACACTGATCCATGCGGTCGCCATGCATCGGGCACTCAACGACGGCAAGATGAATACCTTCTGGGTCATGTGTAACAACAACATGCAGGCCGCCGCCAACATGAATGACGAGAGTTATCCCGGTTGGCGCAATCCGGACAACTTCATCACTGTATCCGACCCCTATCCAACCGTATCGGCCCAGGCAGCGGATCTGATCCTGCCCACCGCGATGTGGATCGAAAAGGAGGGTGCCTATGGCAACGCTGAGCGGCGTACCCAGTTCTGGCGCCAGCAGGTCGCTGCACCCGGCGAAGCGAAATCCGATGTATGGCAGGTCATGGAGTTCGCCAAGTACGTCAAAGTGAAAGATGTCTGGCCCGAAGATCTGATCGCCAAGATGCCTGAGTACGCCGACAAGACTCTGTTCGATGTGCTCTATGCCAACGGCCAGGTGGATAAGTTCCCGGTAGAGCAGGTCACTGACAGCCGGGGCAACAAGTATGAAAACGACGAGTCCAAAGACTTCGGTTTCTATGTGCAGAAAGGGCTGTTCGAAGAGTATCGCCTGTTCAACTCTGCGGAGGGGATCCCGAAGAAGGGCCACGAAATGGCCGACTTCGACGCCTACCACAAGGTGCGTGGCCTGCGTTGGCCGGTGATCGATGGCAAGGAGACCCTGTGGCGCTTCCGCGAAGGCTACGACCCCCATGTAGCCAAGGGTGAAGGGGTTAAATTCTATGGCAAGCCCGATGGCAGAGCCAACATCATTACCGCCCCCTATGAGCCCGCCGCCGAGCCGCCGGACAAAGAGTACGATCTGTGGCTCTGCACCGGACGTGTACTTGAGCACTGGCACTCTGGCTCCATGACCCGCCGGGTACCCGAGCTCTATCGTGCTGTTCCGGATGCGGTGGTCTACATGCATCCGAAAGATGCCAAGAAAAGGCGTCTGCGTAATGGTGCACTGGCCAAGCTCACCTCCCGTCGCGGCGAAATCGTCTGCAAGGTCGACACCAAAGGTAGAAACAAATGTCCCGAGGGACTGGTGTTCGTACCCTGGTTCGATGCGGGACGCCTGGTCAACAAGCTGACCCTCGACCAGACCGATCCGCTCTCGAAAGAGACGGATTACAAAAAGTGTGGTGTGAAGATCAGCCGGGCCTGA
- the napG gene encoding ferredoxin-type protein NapG codes for MSDSKDKNELNRRQFLGNMLKTACGVGLVGLGLGAYSKRASTMPANYIRPPGALPEEDFLGACIRCGLCVRDCPYDILFLGEVGDEVATGTPYFIARTGPCEMCEDIPCVVACPTNALDHDLKDIEESRMGLAVLIDQENCIAFHGLRCEVCFNVCPIRNRAITLDMQHNTRSGKHALFIPVVHSDACTGCGLCERACILEEAAIKVFPMHLAKGELGKHYRLGWEEKEKAGEALVTPDTEHRYNLPDGVRYDLQGEGLIIDGEAEETPFSSNPLDTLNSGFMDK; via the coding sequence ATGTCAGACAGCAAGGACAAAAACGAGCTCAACCGCAGACAGTTCCTGGGCAATATGCTCAAGACCGCCTGTGGGGTGGGATTGGTCGGACTGGGGTTGGGTGCCTATTCAAAGCGGGCCTCCACCATGCCAGCCAACTATATCCGTCCCCCCGGCGCCCTGCCGGAGGAGGATTTTCTCGGCGCCTGCATTCGCTGCGGCCTGTGTGTGCGTGACTGTCCCTACGATATTCTGTTTCTGGGTGAAGTGGGAGATGAAGTTGCCACCGGCACGCCCTATTTCATCGCCCGCACCGGACCTTGCGAAATGTGTGAGGATATTCCCTGTGTGGTTGCCTGCCCCACCAATGCCCTCGATCATGACTTGAAGGATATTGAAGAGTCCCGCATGGGGCTGGCAGTCCTGATCGACCAGGAAAACTGCATCGCCTTCCACGGACTGCGCTGTGAAGTCTGTTTCAACGTCTGCCCGATCCGTAACCGGGCCATCACCCTGGACATGCAGCATAACACCCGCTCAGGGAAACATGCCCTGTTCATCCCTGTCGTCCACTCCGATGCCTGCACCGGCTGTGGACTGTGTGAGCGGGCCTGCATCCTGGAGGAAGCGGCAATCAAAGTATTCCCCATGCACCTGGCTAAAGGTGAATTGGGCAAACACTACCGCCTCGGCTGGGAAGAGAAGGAGAAGGCCGGGGAAGCACTGGTCACGCCCGATACCGAGCACCGCTACAACCTGCCTGATGGGGTGCGGTACGACCTGCAGGGTGAGGGTTTGATCATCGATGGTGAGGCTGAAGAGACACCTTTCTCTTCAAATCCTCTGGATACACTCAATAGCGGATTCATGGACAAGTAG